A stretch of DNA from Erwinia aphidicola:
CGCATCAGCCGCTCACCAGCTAACGTCGGTTACCCGATGATGCAGCAGGCGTATGCTGCGCCGATGATGCAGCAGCAGCAGCCAGCTCTGGCTACCGCCGTTGCTCCAGCGACCGCTCCAGCAATGGAAGCGCCAGCTGCTGCCGAGATCAGTGGCCATATCGTGCGTTCCCCAATGGTCGGTACTTTCTACCGCACCCCAAGCCCTGACGCGAAAGCGTTTGTGGAAATCGGTCAGAAAGTTAACGCCGGTGACACCCTGTGCATCGTTGAAGCGATGAAAATGATGAACCAGATCGAAGCCGATAAATCCGGCGTTGTGAAAGCG
This window harbors:
- the accB gene encoding acetyl-CoA carboxylase biotin carboxyl carrier protein produces the protein MDIRKIKKLIELVEESGIAELEISEGEESVRISRSPANVGYPMMQQAYAAPMMQQQQPALATAVAPATAPAMEAPAAAEISGHIVRSPMVGTFYRTPSPDAKAFVEIGQKVNAGDTLCIVEAMKMMNQIEADKSGVVKAILVESGQPVEFDEPLVVIE